One stretch of Rhinatrema bivittatum chromosome 8, aRhiBiv1.1, whole genome shotgun sequence DNA includes these proteins:
- the MC3R gene encoding melanocortin receptor 3, protein MNATQYTFTTQTKPFNDTADFNETALFSNRSSIGFCEQVFIKAEVFLTLGIISLLENILVILAVLKNKNLHSPMYFFLCSLAAADMLVSVSNALETIMMAVLSNGYLIINDQQLQSMDNVFDSMICISLVASICNLLVIAIDRYITIFYALRYHSIMTVKKALGLIVAIWIACIICGIVFIVYSESKTVIVCLITMFFTMLLLMATLYVHMFMFARLHVKRIAALPVDGVAQQRTCMKGAVTITILLGVFVVCWAPFFLHLILIISCPSNSYCICYTSYFNTYLVLIMCNSVIDPIIYAFRSLEMRKTFKEIICCYGMSFVK, encoded by the coding sequence ATGAATGCCACACAATACACGTTTACGACCCAAACCAAACCCTTCAACGACACGGCAGACTTCAATGAAACTGCTCTCTTCAGCAACAGGAGCAGCATCGGATTCTGCGAGCAAGTCTTCATTAAGGCAGAGGTCTTTTTAACTTTGGGGATTATCAGCCTGCTGGAAAACATTCTCGTCATCCTAGCAGTGCTGAAGAACAAAAACCTGCATTCTCCTATGTATTTCTTCCTTTGCAGCTTGGCAGCAGCTGACATGCTGGTGAGTGTGTCAAATGCACTGGAAACTATCATGATGGCTGTTTTGAGTAATGGGTACCTGATCATTAATGACCAGCAACTCCAGTCAATGGACAACGTCTTTGATTCAATGATCTGTATTTCTTTGGTAGCATCAATTTGCAATCTCTTGGTCATCGCCATTGACAGGTATATAACTATTTTCTATGCTCTGCGCTACCATAGTATCATGACCGTAAAGAAAGCCTTGGGCTTGATTGTGGCTATTTGGATTGCTTGCATCATTTGTGGAATTGTCTTCATTGTCTACTCCGAGAGCAAAACTGTCATTGTCTGCCTCATCACCATGTTCTTCACCATGCTTCTGCTTATGGCCACGCTTTACGTTCACATGTTCATGTTTGCCCGCCTGCACGTTAAGCGGATTGCAGCCCTGCCCGTGGACGGGGTGGCCCAGCAGAGGACCTGTATGAAGGGGGCCGTCACCATCACCATATTACTGGGGGTCTTTGTGGTTTGCTGGGCACCTTTCTTTCTGCATCTCATCCTCATTATTTCCTGCCCCTCTAACTCCTACTGCATTTGCTACACGTCTTACTTCAACACCTACCTGGTGCTGATAATGTGCAATTCAGTCATTGACCCCATTATTTACGCATTCCGCAGTCTAGAGATGCGGAAAACGTTCAAGGAAATCATATGCTGCTATGGCATGAGCTTTGTAAAGTGA